The stretch of DNA aaaaaccATTAAAGACATCAAGACTTTTATTCTTTCCATCCCCAGTAGATCAGGAGTGATAATGATATGAACATAAATCTCGGATGTCTCTTAATCCTCAGACCCATAAATCACTGTCTCTGAATACATGATCTGCAGGTTTAAGAGGACTGCAGTAATGCATGCATTAACTGGCTGTGTTACCTTCCATAGTCTGCTTTAATTGAATCTTTTCTTCGGAGTTATCAGTATCCTCTATCACCTGGGAAGAGACAAGGTACCAAAATTGAACATCAGTTTTCATAATTACTATTTCCAgttaaaacacaagcagtgTGAGTATGTGGATGAGGTATCCAtaccacacactgaacactcaagTGCACAGCAAGTGGTATGTTGTGCTTCAAGGGTATGTTACTCACATTAGCGTCTTGGGTGGTGCGGTCAGCCTCCATGGCCTGCAGTCTGTTCTCACTGACTCTCAGCTTTTCCTCCAGCGTGAGCAGCTCTGCCCGACTCTGGGCCTCTGCTTTCTGCAGGGTCTCGTAGTCCACCATCTTCTTCTCAGCCAGCTCCAGCCTCTCCCTCTGGAGTTGGCCTGTGCGGCCCTGCTCCTCGTGggctttctccagctctcctaGCCTCTGTTCGGCTTTCTGGAGCCTATCGGCAGCCTCCTTGAGCTCCAACACGTGCTGGCCGCTCTTGACCTCTGCCTGGATCCTCCAGTTCCCGTCGCTTTCCTCCAGCTGGTCGCGGAGCTCCTGGAGTCGCGTGCGGTAGTCCTCGCGTTCCTTGGACATCACGGCCACCTCGATCTCATGCTTGGCCTTCTggttctccagctccagctgctgcTCTATGCGCAGGCTCTCCATTGCCGCCCTCACCTCGGGCGGTGCGCTGGTGTTACCGTCCTCACCCTCGCCCTCCCCGTTGCGCCGCTCGCCCATCAGCGAGGCCTTCAGCTCCTCCAGGGCGCGATGGTGGTCGCCCGACAGGGAGTCCAGCTTAGTCTTCCAGCCGTCCATCATGTCCATGTTCTCGCGCGTGGACTGCTGAAGCCGCTGGCGCAGGTCGGCGATCTCCTGGGCCTGCCGCTCCACGGTGGACTTCAGGTGCTCGGCCTCGCGCTGGCTCCCGCTCAGCGCCGCCTCGTACTTCTcccgcagctggctgctctcctcGCGGTGCTCACGGCCCGCCGACAGCAGCTGCTCGCGTATGAGCTCGGTGCTCAGACCCACCTCCGTGTCTGAGACGCTGGCGGCGGTACCAGCGGACCCAGACGCATCCCCGGGGCCGCCCGTGCTCCTCTGCAGACGTGCCTTCATGTCCTCCACCTCTGCCTCCAGCTGCACCACCCGGGTCTTCTCCTCCACCGTGGTTTGCTGCAAAGGACAGAGAGGTCATCCATACTCCCAAAAAACAAATGTCAGTGCCTGGCGTGCACAAACTGCAGGATCAAATTCCTGGCTGAGGGGGGCTACTTGCTATTAACCTCTTTGGAGAAGTATTACTGTTCTGGTTCATTTATAAGTGATTAACCAGGCAAGAGAATAGCCCCCCAGAGCTAGGAAGAGTTTACTCCCAAAATAGACAAGAGTCTGGAAGAGCTATTCTTAAGATCAAAGAAAACACATTCCTTCAGTCAGCAGACATAAAGCACCTATGACAGACGGCAGATGAGAAACAAGGAAGCCATTCAACTACAGTCCTCTACAAGCAGCAAGGCAATATGAGATGTCACAGCTCTTAGGAAGTCTAGAGGACATGGAACGCACACAACCACTATAAGCATACCGAAGCCATGAGGAGTAATAATTACACACCATTTGAAGAAATATGATGCCATTCTTGTCAGAGAAGATCGAAGACACACTTGTATACTTGTTAGTTAGAAAGATACCATTGAGCATGTGTGCTCTCTGGATCGGAGGCCGTATTTTACAGTTCTGTAAAGCATACCAAATCAGAAGATTCTCAAGAAGCATTCAGAGACTATACTACTTTAGATAGAGGGGGAAAAGGCACTTTGCCAAAAGTGACCCAGTGACCACCAAGAAAGCATAGAACACACTGAAGTTTTGAGAAGATTAGACAGTGATTCTCATTTCACCTGGATTCGCTTACCCAACCTCAAGGGTGCTGGGAGTCTGCGTCTGTCCTGTTGACAAATGGCACACCTTCAAGAGCTGCTTCTCTAAACCTTATGCCTTACACTGCAAAACTCACTCACAGGCCTTCCACATGGTCCTTCGGATCTTGACATTTAGTTTCTCTTATTGGAACCCATTAGAGCACATACTTATGTCtttgtgttggtgtgctttGGTCTGATTTAGCACACGGCTAATCAGCTAATGTGGTGACAAATCTACTCTTTGAAGGCTTCTTTTGTGCCCAAAACGCTGCGGTATGGAGCCAAATTGAGGATAACTCAAGCTGACACAGAGGCTCAGTGGGGGAGGGTCTGCTGGGTGACACTggacagaggggaaggaggaagCGAGGACACGGTAGCGGCACACGGGCAAACAGCTCAAGTGGACGACATCGATTGATGGTTGAGGTTCAACTTTAGTGATAAAAAAGGAACGAAAAAATGGGTCTGCAAATGAAAAGTGCAACTCAACCCCAGTGGACTGCGGCATTCTAGGTGGGAGCACGGCTGAGAGAGGTCTCCAATACTCCAGTTTGTTTCTATATATGACTCAGCATAAGTATCCTTTATGATTTTTACCACCATTCATTTCTTTACTATACAGATAGATATTTTATGGTTTGAACATACAGGGTGCACTTCACTTTTTCTTTGTAGTGCTTCTGAAGTGCACTTCAATTCACATACAGAATGCTGACTGAAAAACATCAAATCACAGGATTGGCAAAGAGAATATCAGATTTGACATCTTTGAGGTGCTCTGAATATGTCATTCCTAGTTACGGTTAGGGTGAAAGATTGATGCTGAAGTATGGAGACCTCAAACTCGGTGCCAGTCAGGTGCAAGCATGACTAGTGCATATTTTGGGGGCGAAAATGTCGAGGAGAGGCCAGAGTTAAatgagggggaggtggaggggtgatGACCACAGGCAGGGGGGACTCGCGCGTGGCTTTCCATGTTACCATTTTCTCCTCTAATTCTTTTTTCAGCTTCTCTGCTTTTGACTTTTCGACCAGCAGACTGTGCTCGAGCTGCCGTATGCGGGCATGCTCCAGCTTCGTCTGTGTCTGAGaaacgagagagacaggggcagggggagaggaggacaggagtgatagagagaaagacacacacacacacacacacacacagacagaagtggAAACGTAGAAATGTTGTGAAAACTTCAGAGATTCTCTGTAGTGTCTGAACAGCATTCGGCAGACAGTTCAAGAGAGGCAGATTTGAAAGAGAGCGATGAAGAGATATTGAAAAGATGTGAAAAACCTCAACCCTGTTGCCTGCCTTTCATGTGGCCAGATCAGTTTCTGAATACCTGTTGAGATAAGTTCCTGGAAAGATGCCTCTTTCATCAAACAGTGTAAAGCACTGAAGGAACTAACACTCAATGAACAGTACTAAAAAGAGGACTTCTACTAACTTTAACTCATGTCAATTTTTCTGTTTTAAGTATTTAAATTTAAAGCATTTTTCTCTTTATAGGCGTGGCTGCGCAATGTCAAGATATCGTTCTCTTTTTTGACAAAAAGATATTAATTTACATTATTATGTCATAAAATACCTCTAGGTCTCCTTTGGTGATGGATTCCTCTTCCACTCTGAACTGAAGATCTTCAACTCTCCTGTAGtaagacaaacacaccactAGGTGCCAGGAAAACACCTCCAAATCCAACCACACCGTAACAATAATTGTATGGCTGACTAACACTCTCAAGCATTTTTAGAGTTTCAACTTCTGGTAGAACAGTAACTTCTTAAGTACAATTGTATGACTTAATGTTGTTAATAATTACAGCTGCAAAATGACCCTTGAATACATTGAGGATATAGACATCTCTTTACATTAAAAATCTATTGCATTATGAGTGGTTTGTTTTCCGAAATGCAGTGCAATTACACATGGCCAACAACACTTCCATTACTGTTCCAAAAACATGCAATTCAAATTCTAGTGCCAGTGCAATTTTACAAAGTACACTTCTTGATGGCTTTCCGATGTGCTTTTTCCAAACTGACCACTGAAGTCCATCATAGCCCATAAATATTTTGGCCTGTGTTAACCACCTCCCGAGCTATGCTTCTGAAAAAAACGTATACATGCTTCCTGTAGTGGCAGAAGCCTATACCAACAAATGTACCTATTATGGGCAAAATACATTAAAACCAATTATTCTTCATGTAAATGCATGTACGAGTATTTACAcataatatataatgtatagtTAGTGATGTATTTGAATTTTGGAATTGACCGAACAAAAAACAGTACCTTTTTTCTTCCTCAAGCTGATTGGCCAGTTCCAATTTGTCCTTTTGAGTGGTGACCAGTAATGTTTTTACTTGCTGCAGGTTGCTCTCCGTCTCTGCAGCATACTGTAAATACAAAACCCAATGACTTTATAAAATCTGACACATGTGATTCCTTCTACACAAAAcccagattaaaaaaaattgtgacgATGGTGACACTTGCAATTCGGCTTTAACCCCCCGTCCCTATTCCTCATGCTCAGCTTGTTATAAAAAActgtgagagatggagtgatgaTGTGAACAGCTTGTGACACACCTGCAGGTGCTGGGCTTTGAGCACGCCCAACTCTTTCTCCACCTCGCAGATGTGGCTGGTTGCCTTGGCGACCTCGGCCCGCTCCAGGTCCCTCTCGGCCAGGAGCTGCTCGAtgtgctgctgcttctccttcAACGCCTCCTGGAGTGCAGTGGTGCCCGAGATCTTGCGGGCGTACCGCGACGACGTCTCCGTCAGCTGAGGACACACTTTGCGTCAGCGCTGTGATATTTCCCTCACGGCTCACGAAAGAGCATGCTACAAGTTGCATTTCTCCTGAAGGACCTCTGTACTGCATCAACCCCCAATCAAGGACTATTATGTACAATTGAGCTTTCCCTTAATTGTATTGGCAGTAAATGTTAGTTTCACAACTTCTCACTGATGATCCAAAAGTATGCATACAGACCCTGGCAACAGTGAGAATAAAGTATCCAATGTCATACTTCATGGCTCAATCCGACATAATGGAAAACTGAGTTGACTAAGGTGGAATTCCGGTACTCAAACAGGTCCTTAAGGAGAAGAGCTGGAAAACCTTACGACACAACATCTTATCACCACTTCAAGATCAGCTCTGGCTTCAGTAAAGCCTAACGACCCcagcacccaccccacccctcccccacgtCTGGGCCGAACGGTCGCCACTGGTCTCGTAAGGGAGCTCAGCGAGCGAGCGCACGTCTCTCTCACCAGGCCGGTGCGACTGGGCCTGCCCACGGAGGAGGCCACCGAACTGACGGAGCTGATGGATGAGCTGCTGGGGCTGTGCGCCAGCGACGACACGCCCATGGCCATGCGCTTGGTCTTCTTGGCCTTGGCCGGGCTGGTGGAGGGGAAGCCGATGCGGATCACCTTGTGGATGGGAGCAAAGAGCCCAAACTTGGCCTGGCACTGGAAATACCTGAGTCagatgggggaggtgggggagagaaaagagtgcgtcacacaaaaaaaacatcactgtCGTCATTACTGTCACTGTGAAAGCTGTGGAGCTCTTGCTGCAGGTGATTCAACGTGGATGACCTGGAGTACTAAATTATGCTGCTTTTACTCCAACAAAATGTCAGTAATTGACA from Clupea harengus chromosome 8, Ch_v2.0.2, whole genome shotgun sequence encodes:
- the clip2 gene encoding CAP-Gly domain-containing linker protein 2 encodes the protein MNMLKSSGLKIPGRGPKHSSPVGRTTAGSSSGPAAQKDNSPHKPTTPTPSNASDKSSSKTSEVGDDVLGDFVVGERVWVNGVKPGCVAYLGETQFAPGQWAGVVLNDLVGKNDGSVGGVRYFECQPHQGIFTRPSKLNRQPVGDGGDGHTGDALTVQNLQSLHGGAGNGAQRAVMPLREGMLNSAVKTGNESGSNMSDSGSVKKGGDKDLRVGDRVLVGGTKTGVVRYVGETDFAKGEWCGVELDEPLGKNDGAVAGTRYFQCQAKFGLFAPIHKVIRIGFPSTSPAKAKKTKRMAMGVSSLAHSPSSSSISSVSSVASSVGRPSRTGLLTETSSRYARKISGTTALQEALKEKQQHIEQLLAERDLERAEVAKATSHICEVEKELGVLKAQHLQYAAETESNLQQVKTLLVTTQKDKLELANQLEEEKRRVEDLQFRVEEESITKGDLETQTKLEHARIRQLEHSLLVEKSKAEKLKKELEEKMQTTVEEKTRVVQLEAEVEDMKARLQRSTGGPGDASGSAGTAASVSDTEVGLSTELIREQLLSAGREHREESSQLREKYEAALSGSQREAEHLKSTVERQAQEIADLRQRLQQSTRENMDMMDGWKTKLDSLSGDHHRALEELKASLMGERRNGEGEGEDGNTSAPPEVRAAMESLRIEQQLELENQKAKHEIEVAVMSKEREDYRTRLQELRDQLEESDGNWRIQAEVKSGQHVLELKEAADRLQKAEQRLGELEKAHEEQGRTGQLQRERLELAEKKMVDYETLQKAEAQSRAELLTLEEKLRVSENRLQAMEADRTTQDANVIEDTDNSEEKIQLKQTMEETYEKLTKREKEVSTLSTQVDALQSEITALESKVRLGDKKADALLKDKMRVEAELESMTKKSHDASGQLVIISQELLKKERSLNELRVLLLESPRHSPGLDRDLSREVHKAEWRVKEQKLQEDIKTLREKLLLLGREKSSPDHRRYSMMDPSASETEVTRLRHRLLSTEDLLRNALEHNQEVDQLVEAMCTRPDKGQAHGGANSANGIHQPDTSLLQEVIHKEQH